The window TGTGCAGCGTCAAAGGCGGCACCGACGGGACCGGGGCAGCCGTGCCGAACAGACTGGCCTGGCCCGTGGCCGCGGCAACAGGTTCCGCCGCTGTGGGGGCTTCCGGGACCATGCTCCGCAAATCCCGAGCCAGGGAGCGGAATTCAAAGGTGGTGAGGAAGTCGAACAGGTCATCCGTGTGCAGCGGCTGGACCCTGAGCTGTTCCAGCCCGTGTTCCTCGCAGCAGTCCGTGCGCATGCGGGTCAGTTCGCGGTAAAGGAAGACCTTTTCCATGTGTTCCGTGACCTTGGCGCGCAGTTTGTCGGGCAGTCGTTCCGCTCCGCCGTCGCGCAGATCCTCCAGAGTGGCGGCCTGGGCCATGATTTTTTCCGCGGTTTTCGGTCCCACGCCCGGGATGCCTGGGATGTTGTCGGAGCTGTCTCCGGTGAGCGCCTGGAAGTCCGGCCATTGGGCCGGAGTCAGGCCGGTTTCTTCACAAAAAATGTCCAGCGTGGTGACTTTTTCCCGTTTTCCGGCCGGATCCCACAGCACGACCTGTTCGTCCAGGCATTGCTTGAGGTCTTTGTCCGATCCCACGATGACCACGGGCCGTTCCTCTTTGTGGCGGGCGGCCAGGGACGCGATGCAGTCGTCGGCCTCCACGCCTTCGGAAACCAGCAGGTGCAGGCCCATGAGCTGCACGGCCTCGCGCAGCGGGTCGATCTGCACGGCCATGTCTTCGGGCATGCGGGGGCGTTGCGCCTTGTACGGCTCGAACAGTTCGTGCCGGAAGGTCGGACCTTTTCCATCCATGATGAAGCCGAGATATTTGGGGCGCTCTTCCCGCAGGATGCGCAGCAGGATGCGCAGCACGATGAAGATGGCGTTGGTGGGCATGCCGTCGGAGCGTTGCAGGTCCGGGTAGGCGTAGAAGCCGCGGTACAGGAAGCTGGTTCCGTCCACGAGGTACAGGGGTTCCGGGCCGTCGGGGAATCGTTCTTTGATGCTCATGCGGCAACCTAGCCCGAGGCGGGCGGGGTGGCAAGGGGCAAGGCGTCCGGGCGCGCCGAAACCCGGTCCGGGCGGCCATGCGTTCGAACAGGGCGGGAAATAGGGCTTGAACAGCGGCGGATCAGAGCCGCTTGAACATCTTGCGTTTTCCCTGGCCCAGTTTCTTGAGCATGTAGAGTTCGGGATCTTCGTTGTTCAGGGCTTCCAGGGGAACTTCTCCCCGGGCCGCGCCTTTGTGTCCTCCGGCGGAGCCTCGGTCTCCCATGAGCTGGTTGGCGAATTTTCCCATGTCGCGGCGGATGCCGTCCCCACGGAAAATACCCACGAGGTGGTCGTCGGCCACGCCGGAGATGACCACCCAGGCCGCGCCATGCACACGGGTGAAGAAGTCGGCCACGATGACCAGGATGTCGGCGTTTTCCACCTTGCCCATGTGGGCGAAGAGGCCGCCCGTGCCCACGCGCCGCAGGTTGTAGAAGGCGCGGGAAAAGAACCGCAGCCAGTCCAGGTGGAATTCACTGCGCGCAATGCGGTTGATGAGCGAGCGGTCCGAAAATTTGGAGAGATATTTGAAGGCGGCCACGTCCGCGTCGATGAAATCCCGTTCCCAGTCGCTGGTGTCGGTTTTGATGCCGTACATCAGGGCGCTGGCCAGGAGCTTGGCGGGCCGGATCTTGAGGTTGTAGAGGTACTCCGTGAGCATGGTGCAGGTGGCTCCGTATTTGGGCCGGATGTCCACGTAGGGTGCCTCGGTGGGATTTTCCTTGACGATGGGGTGGTGGTCGATGACCAGGCTGAATTCGTATTCCTCGAATGTGGGATGGTGGTGGGGCTGGGAATCCACCAGGGCGAAGCGGTCGTACTGGGCGGCCAGGTTGGGAATGATCTTGCGTGTGGGGATGCGGAGGTAGCGGATCATGGCCAGGTTGTCGGGCCGTTTGACCTCGTTGATCTGGCCGATGGCCACGTCCTGCACCTTGCGGGTCATGATCCGTCGCAGGGCCATGGCCGACCCCAGGGCATCCGGGTCCGCATTGATGACGATGAGCCAGCGCTCGTCCTTGTTGAACAGGGAGAGCATCCGTTCCATTTGTTCGTCGAGCTGTCGAAAGAGGGCCATATCATCCTTTTTTCAGCGTCAGGGGCAACCCCGCGCTGACCAGGTAGACCTGGGTTGCGATGCGGGCGATCGCCTGGTTCAGAGCGCCCAGCCGCCGGACAAAAAAGCGGGCCTCCCTGCCGGCGGGTAGGGGGCCGAGACCGATTTCGCAGGACACCAGGATAAGATCGGGTCCGTCCCAGTCCCGCAGCAGTTCCACGAAGGGATCGGTTTCCCAATCCTCCGAATCATCCGGGTTACAGGAAAAGAGCCAGAAGTCAAGGCTGTCCACCAGCACCGAGCCATACCCCTGTGTAAAGGTTCGCAGGGCATGTGGCAAGTCGGGGCCGGATTCCGCCACGGGGAGCGCGACTCCGCGTTCCCGCTTGTGTTTCAGGATTTGCTGGCGAAAAGCCAGGTCCATGGCTTTGCCCGTGGGCATGAAAAGCGCCGGTGCCGGGGAGTTCTCCAGCAGGTCCAGAGCAAAGGCGGATTTGCCGGATTTATTGCCGCCCAGCACCAGGCTGATCATGACCGGGAATCCTTCGGCGGAACCAGCTCCCACAGGGTTTCCAGGGACTCCTGGAATCCGTCCGCGTCAAAGACCTCCAGGACAACGGTGGCCCCCGGGGTCAGGGCGTCGAGCATGGAGCGCAACAGCAGGCGGCCGTTGTCGTCCAGGTGGGAGAGGGGCAGGTGCCGACCGGGTCGGAACGGGTCCGGCGCGCTCAGATGCAGCATGTCCACGCGTTCGCCCAGGCCGGGCAGAGCAAGCATGGGGAACTGGCTGTAGAGCAGGATGTGTCCCAGATCCACGCAGGCACCGAACCCGCTGTCCAAAACTTCGGGCCAGATTTCCGAAAGGTCGCAGCCCTGGATGTTTTCCAGGAGCACGCGCCGGGGTTTGACTCCGGCGGCCGCAAACTGGCCCGCGAGCATGCGCAGGGAGACGCCTTGCGGCGGCGGATGCAGCACATAGCGACGCGGATGCATGGGTTCGGCTTTTTGGATCAAGGCTTCGATTTTGCGCCACGCCGTATTGAATCCCTGGTCCCAGGGCAGGTCCAGGGGAAGGTGCACGTGAAAGGAAAGGTCCGGCTTGGGGACGGAGTCCTCGTCAGCTTCGGCGGCTGTGAGCGCCGCCAGTTCATCGTCCGTAAAGGCTGAACCGGTTTCCGGCAGCTCGTCCGCAGGCAGGGACGGCGCCTGGAGCCAGGGCGGCAGCAGCTCTTCCCGGCTGTAGGCTAGGCAGGATTCGGTTTCCAGAAACATGAGTGCCACCTCGTCCACGGTATGGGCCAGGTTGTCCGCGATCCAGGCGCAGTTTTCCGACACCGGGCCGGGATGCAGCCAGCTCGGCGCGGCGATTCGGAAGGGAAAAGGTTTCCCGCCGTTGGTGCAGGCGGCTTGATTTTCGTGATTATGATTCTTGGGCATGGCGTATGCATTTTGTGGTTGAAGGTTCCTGAACGAGGGATCCGAGGAGGCACGGCATGAACAGTCTGCGCGACCGTCTGCAACATGCGCTCAATCCCCTGCATCTGTTTTGCAGGTTGCGCCGTTTCGGGATCCGATGTGGCCCGGCCCGGCGACTTTGTTCCGCATGGGAGCGGCATGTGTATCGTTTTTTGCTTTCCCGGTAGTGGCGGAAAGAAATGTGGTCTTGCTGCATGGGAACATGGGGCATTGCTATGTTGCTCGGCGACCGGAGTCTATTTTGACGGCGAACCGTTGGAACGCGTGGGGTTGCATAGGGAGGGCCGGTCAGTCAAGCAGACTGATTTGGCGTTCCTTGCGCACCTTTCGCGCCGTGAGGACCGAGTGGGTCAGCAAGTCTTCGGGAATGGGCTTGAGAAAGCGGGACATGCTTGGTTTGAGGGACCGTCCGAAAAGCTGTCGTTGTTTGGCGTGGCTAAGATACAATTCCCGCCGGGCGCGGGTCATGCCTACGTAGAGCAGTCGTTTTTCTTCGGCCGTGTCCGAGACAAAGGAGCTTTTGGCCTCGGCCTTGCCCGTGAGCATGTCGGTTCCGGCAAAGGGGAGAATTCCCTCCTCCAGGG of the Paucidesulfovibrio gracilis DSM 16080 genome contains:
- a CDS encoding DHH family phosphoesterase yields the protein MALFRQLDEQMERMLSLFNKDERWLIVINADPDALGSAMALRRIMTRKVQDVAIGQINEVKRPDNLAMIRYLRIPTRKIIPNLAAQYDRFALVDSQPHHHPTFEEYEFSLVIDHHPIVKENPTEAPYVDIRPKYGATCTMLTEYLYNLKIRPAKLLASALMYGIKTDTSDWERDFIDADVAAFKYLSKFSDRSLINRIARSEFHLDWLRFFSRAFYNLRRVGTGGLFAHMGKVENADILVIVADFFTRVHGAAWVVISGVADDHLVGIFRGDGIRRDMGKFANQLMGDRGSAGGHKGAARGEVPLEALNNEDPELYMLKKLGQGKRKMFKRL
- a CDS encoding bifunctional adenosylcobinamide kinase/adenosylcobinamide-phosphate guanylyltransferase; the encoded protein is MISLVLGGNKSGKSAFALDLLENSPAPALFMPTGKAMDLAFRQQILKHKRERGVALPVAESGPDLPHALRTFTQGYGSVLVDSLDFWLFSCNPDDSEDWETDPFVELLRDWDGPDLILVSCEIGLGPLPAGREARFFVRRLGALNQAIARIATQVYLVSAGLPLTLKKG
- the cbiR gene encoding cobamide remodeling phosphodiesterase CbiR, which gives rise to MPKNHNHENQAACTNGGKPFPFRIAAPSWLHPGPVSENCAWIADNLAHTVDEVALMFLETESCLAYSREELLPPWLQAPSLPADELPETGSAFTDDELAALTAAEADEDSVPKPDLSFHVHLPLDLPWDQGFNTAWRKIEALIQKAEPMHPRRYVLHPPPQGVSLRMLAGQFAAAGVKPRRVLLENIQGCDLSEIWPEVLDSGFGACVDLGHILLYSQFPMLALPGLGERVDMLHLSAPDPFRPGRHLPLSHLDDNGRLLLRSMLDALTPGATVVLEVFDADGFQESLETLWELVPPKDSRS